One Pseudomonas sp. AN-1 genomic region harbors:
- a CDS encoding DUF2066 domain-containing protein yields MRLIARWFACCLLFATLSATAAQVEGLYEVHEPVASQDPAERAAAMSRALQTLVVRLTGKRESAQDSRLQPLLADPQQLVQQYVYESGTPVTLSVVFDPVLTQRALREAGLSLLNAERASVLAWWLNEGETGSSLLAGDQEGAAALRDAARNRGVPLSLPLGDLDEQLLANAQTLRGSDGQALQGASARYAADALLAVVAKGAADSWQADWQLWMGDKRAAGSSSAASQAALADAVLLEVGEQLAGRFAASAAAQSLTLEVQGSDLGRYVALQRLLEPFAPRLQAVVGSSLVYQVKASPEQLRAQLQLGRLHEVPAQAVDAQAAPQPPQQLPLQVPGPSADRLRFAW; encoded by the coding sequence ATGCGCCTGATCGCCCGCTGGTTCGCCTGCTGCCTGTTGTTCGCCACCCTGTCGGCCACCGCCGCGCAGGTCGAGGGATTGTACGAGGTGCACGAACCGGTGGCCTCGCAGGACCCGGCCGAGCGTGCCGCGGCGATGAGCCGCGCGCTGCAGACCCTGGTGGTGCGCCTGACCGGTAAGCGCGAGTCGGCCCAGGACAGCCGCCTGCAGCCGCTGCTGGCCGATCCGCAGCAGCTGGTGCAGCAGTACGTCTACGAGTCCGGCACGCCGGTGACCCTGTCGGTGGTGTTCGATCCGGTACTCACCCAGCGCGCCCTGCGCGAGGCCGGTCTGAGCCTGCTGAACGCCGAGCGCGCCAGCGTGCTGGCCTGGTGGCTGAACGAGGGCGAGACCGGCAGCAGCCTGCTGGCCGGGGACCAGGAGGGCGCGGCCGCCCTGCGCGATGCCGCGCGCAATCGCGGTGTGCCGCTGAGCCTGCCGCTGGGCGATCTCGACGAGCAGCTGCTGGCCAATGCGCAGACCCTGCGCGGCAGCGACGGCCAGGCCCTGCAGGGCGCCTCGGCGCGCTACGCCGCCGACGCCCTGCTCGCGGTGGTGGCCAAGGGCGCCGCTGACAGCTGGCAGGCCGACTGGCAGCTGTGGATGGGCGACAAGCGCGCCGCAGGCTCCAGCAGCGCCGCCAGCCAGGCCGCCCTGGCCGACGCCGTGCTGCTGGAGGTCGGCGAGCAACTGGCCGGCCGTTTCGCCGCCAGCGCCGCGGCACAGAGCCTGACCCTCGAGGTGCAGGGCAGCGACCTCGGCCGCTATGTCGCCCTGCAGCGCCTGCTCGAACCCTTCGCGCCGCGCCTGCAGGCGGTGGTCGGCAGCAGCCTGGTCTATCAGGTCAAGGCCAGCCCCGAGCAACTGCGCGCCCAGCTGCAGCTCGGTCGCCTGCACGAGGTGCCGGCGCAGGCCGTCGACGCCCAGGCCGCGCCGCAGCCGCCCCAGCAGCTGCCGCTGCAGGTGCCGGGGCCGTCGGCCGATCGCCTGCGCTTCGCCTGGTAA
- a CDS encoding DUF3108 domain-containing protein, whose protein sequence is MRRALTLALALCGLPTAALALEPFSAQYTADWQQVPVSGSAERHLAKAADGSWTLQFKASMLVAGLSEESRFRYDKQRFVPLSYRFERSGLGKSKSIAHDFDWQAKMVTGHDRDHPVKLVLKSGLLDKSTYQLALQEDVAAGKKSMSYQVLDGDEIETYDFRVLGEEQVQTEAGQITALKVERVRDPTKSNRKTVLWFARDWGHLLVRLHQVEKDGKEYQIMLKQGTVDGRAVKGS, encoded by the coding sequence ATGCGCCGCGCGCTCACGCTTGCCCTGGCCCTCTGCGGCCTGCCCACCGCCGCCCTGGCCCTGGAACCCTTCAGCGCCCAGTACACCGCCGACTGGCAACAGGTGCCGGTCAGCGGCAGCGCCGAGCGCCACCTGGCGAAGGCCGCCGACGGCAGCTGGACCCTGCAGTTCAAGGCCTCGATGCTGGTGGCCGGACTGAGCGAGGAAAGCCGCTTCCGCTACGACAAGCAGCGCTTCGTGCCGCTCAGCTACCGTTTCGAACGCAGCGGCCTGGGCAAGAGCAAGAGCATCGCCCACGACTTCGACTGGCAGGCCAAGATGGTCACCGGCCACGACCGCGATCATCCGGTGAAACTGGTACTCAAGAGCGGCCTGCTCGACAAGTCCACCTACCAGCTGGCCCTGCAGGAAGACGTCGCCGCCGGCAAGAAGAGCATGAGCTACCAGGTGCTCGACGGCGACGAGATCGAGACCTACGACTTCCGCGTGCTCGGCGAGGAGCAGGTGCAGACCGAGGCCGGCCAGATCACCGCCCTCAAGGTCGAGCGGGTGCGCGACCCCACCAAGTCCAACCGCAAGACGGTGCTGTGGTTCGCCAGGGACTGGGGCCACCTGCTGGTGCGCCTGCACCAGGTGGAGAAGGACGGCAAGGAATACCAGATCATGCTCAAGCAGGGCACGGTCGACGGCCGCGCCGTCAAGGGCAGCTGA
- the purN gene encoding phosphoribosylglycinamide formyltransferase has protein sequence MGNTCNVVVLISGSGSNLQALIDGIAEGGIPARIGAVISNRADAYGLVRAQNAGIATAVLDHKAFEGREAFDAALIEAIDAHQPDLVVLAGFMRILSPGFVRHYAGRLLNIHPSLLPRYKGLHTHQRALEAGDAEHGCSVHFVTEELDGGPLVVQAVVPVQAGDSPERLAKRVQIGEHHIYPLAVRWFAEGRLRLGHQGAELDGTPLPASGQQIRDLPLPH, from the coding sequence ATGGGCAACACCTGCAACGTGGTGGTGCTGATCTCCGGCTCCGGCAGCAACCTGCAGGCGCTGATCGACGGCATCGCCGAAGGCGGCATCCCGGCCCGCATCGGTGCGGTGATCTCCAACCGCGCCGATGCCTACGGCCTGGTCCGCGCGCAGAACGCCGGGATCGCCACCGCCGTGCTGGACCACAAGGCGTTCGAAGGCCGCGAGGCCTTCGATGCCGCACTGATCGAGGCCATCGACGCCCACCAGCCCGACCTGGTGGTGCTGGCCGGCTTCATGCGCATCCTTTCCCCGGGCTTCGTGCGCCACTATGCCGGCCGCCTGCTCAACATCCATCCCTCGCTGCTGCCCAGGTACAAGGGCCTGCACACCCACCAGCGCGCGCTGGAGGCCGGGGATGCCGAGCATGGCTGCAGCGTGCACTTCGTCACCGAGGAACTCGACGGCGGACCGCTGGTCGTACAGGCCGTGGTGCCGGTGCAGGCAGGCGATAGCCCCGAGCGGCTGGCCAAGCGCGTGCAGATCGGCGAGCATCACATCTATCCGCTGGCCGTGCGCTGGTTCGCCGAGGGGCGCCTGCGTCTCGGCCACCAGGGCGCCGAACTGGACGGCACCCCCCTGCCGGCCAGCGGCCAGCAGATACGCGACTTGCCGCTGCCGCACTGA
- a CDS encoding Rho-binding antiterminator, translating into MSDSYRPLACDRHDYLEIACLYGYRLRIELTDGSWLEGRALDTRTLPNKEEVLLVQVAGATRQLRQDRLRAITSLTPGARFGRIELQS; encoded by the coding sequence ATGTCCGACAGCTACCGGCCGCTGGCCTGCGACCGCCACGACTACCTGGAGATCGCCTGCCTGTACGGCTACCGCCTGCGCATCGAGCTGACCGACGGCAGCTGGCTGGAAGGGCGCGCACTGGACACCCGCACCCTGCCGAACAAGGAGGAAGTGCTGCTGGTGCAGGTGGCCGGGGCCACCCGCCAGCTGCGCCAGGACCGCCTGCGCGCCATCACGTCGCTGACGCCCGGCGCACGCTTCGGGCGCATCGAACTGCAGTCCTGA
- a CDS encoding AI-2E family transporter, with translation MLSNSRSWLGLAALVLLGWLIHQLQPVLMPFLVGTLLAYLGDPLVDRLEARGLSRTWGVVAVFTLFSLILLAMLLVLVPLLGRQLLRLYELAPLMLDWLQGTALPWGQQQFGLRADFWRLDRLKALFTEHLGQATDFAGLLLSQVTSSSLALLAWLGNLLLIPVVSFYLLRDWDLMLAHLRNLLPRRREGLVVRLAGECHEVLGAFLRGQLLVMLALALVYAAGLMLLGLELGLLIGVLAGLASLVPYMGFVVGIAAALVAALFQFGLDWYPLLGVLVVFTVGQLLEGMWLTPMLVGDRIGLHPVAVIFAVLAGGQLFGFTGVLLALPVAAVIMVLLRHVHDFYKLSALYGESGDGSQEPSESP, from the coding sequence ATGTTGAGCAATTCGCGCAGTTGGCTGGGGCTGGCGGCCCTGGTCCTGCTCGGCTGGCTGATCCACCAGCTGCAGCCGGTGCTGATGCCCTTCCTGGTCGGCACCCTGCTGGCCTACCTGGGCGACCCGCTGGTCGACCGCCTCGAGGCGCGCGGCCTGTCGCGCACCTGGGGCGTGGTGGCGGTGTTCACCCTGTTCAGCCTGATCCTGCTGGCCATGCTGCTGGTGCTGGTGCCGCTGCTCGGCCGCCAGCTGCTGCGCCTCTACGAGCTGGCGCCGCTGATGCTCGACTGGCTGCAGGGCACCGCGCTGCCGTGGGGGCAGCAGCAGTTCGGCCTGCGCGCCGACTTCTGGCGCCTGGACCGCCTCAAGGCCCTGTTCACCGAACACCTAGGCCAGGCCACCGACTTCGCCGGCCTGCTGCTGAGCCAGGTCACCTCGTCGAGCCTGGCGCTGCTGGCCTGGCTCGGCAACCTGCTGCTGATCCCGGTGGTGAGCTTCTACCTGCTGCGCGACTGGGACCTGATGCTGGCCCACCTGCGCAACCTGCTGCCGCGCCGCCGCGAGGGCCTGGTGGTGCGCCTGGCCGGCGAATGCCACGAGGTGCTCGGCGCCTTCCTGCGCGGCCAGCTGCTGGTGATGCTGGCGCTGGCGCTGGTCTACGCGGCGGGGCTGATGCTGCTCGGCCTCGAGCTGGGCCTGCTGATCGGCGTGCTCGCCGGCCTGGCCAGCCTGGTGCCGTACATGGGCTTCGTGGTCGGCATCGCCGCGGCGCTGGTGGCGGCGCTGTTCCAGTTCGGCCTCGACTGGTATCCGCTGCTCGGCGTGCTGGTGGTGTTCACCGTCGGCCAGCTGCTCGAGGGCATGTGGCTGACCCCGATGCTGGTCGGCGACCGCATCGGCCTGCACCCGGTGGCGGTGATCTTCGCCGTGCTCGCCGGCGGCCAGTTGTTCGGCTTCACCGGCGTGCTGCTGGCGCTGCCGGTGGCGGCGGTGATCATGGTGCTGCTGCGCCATGTGCACGACTTCTATAAACTGTCAGCACTTTACGGAGAGTCAGGCGATGGCTCGCAGGAGCCGTCGGAGTCCCCATGA
- the purM gene encoding phosphoribosylformylglycinamidine cyclo-ligase has translation MSKQPSISYKDAGVDIDAGEALVERIKGVAKRTARPEVMGGLGGFGALCEIPAGYKQPVLVSGTDGVGTKLRLALNLNKHDSIGQDLVAMCVNDLVVCGAEPLFFLDYYATGKLNVDVAATVVTGIGAGCELAGCSLVGGETAEMPGMYEGEDYDLAGFCVGVVEKSEIIDGSKVQTGDALIALPSSGPHSNGYSLIRKILEVSGTDIEATELDGSKLADLLMAPTRIYVKPLLQLIRDTGAVKAMAHITGGGLLDNIPRVLPEGAQAVIDVASWTRPAVFDWLQEKGNVDEHEMHRVLNCGVGMVICVAQEQVDTALASLRTAGEAPWVIGSIAACGEDAERVVLNNLKAH, from the coding sequence ATGAGCAAGCAACCCTCCATCAGCTACAAGGACGCCGGTGTAGACATCGACGCCGGCGAAGCCCTGGTCGAACGCATCAAAGGCGTGGCCAAGCGCACCGCGCGCCCGGAAGTGATGGGCGGGCTGGGCGGCTTCGGCGCCCTGTGCGAGATCCCCGCCGGCTACAAGCAGCCGGTGCTGGTGTCCGGCACCGACGGCGTCGGCACCAAGCTGCGCCTGGCGCTGAACCTGAACAAGCACGACAGCATCGGCCAGGACCTGGTCGCCATGTGCGTCAACGACCTGGTGGTGTGCGGCGCCGAGCCGCTGTTCTTCCTCGACTACTACGCCACCGGCAAGCTCAACGTCGACGTGGCCGCCACCGTGGTCACCGGCATCGGCGCCGGCTGCGAACTGGCCGGCTGCTCGCTGGTCGGCGGCGAGACCGCCGAGATGCCCGGCATGTACGAGGGCGAGGACTACGACCTGGCCGGCTTCTGCGTCGGCGTGGTGGAGAAGAGCGAGATCATCGACGGCTCGAAGGTGCAGACCGGCGACGCGCTGATCGCCCTGCCCTCCTCCGGCCCGCACTCCAACGGCTACTCGCTGATCCGCAAGATCCTCGAGGTGTCCGGCACCGACATCGAGGCCACCGAGCTGGACGGCTCCAAGCTGGCCGACCTGCTGATGGCGCCGACCCGCATCTACGTCAAGCCGCTGCTCCAGCTGATCAGGGACACCGGCGCGGTCAAGGCCATGGCCCACATCACCGGTGGCGGCCTGCTCGACAACATCCCCCGCGTGCTGCCGGAAGGCGCCCAGGCGGTGATCGACGTGGCCAGCTGGACCCGTCCGGCGGTGTTCGACTGGCTGCAGGAGAAGGGCAACGTCGACGAGCACGAGATGCACCGCGTGCTCAACTGCGGCGTCGGCATGGTCATCTGCGTGGCGCAGGAGCAGGTCGACACCGCCCTGGCCAGCCTGCGCACCGCGGGCGAAGCCCCGTGGGTGATCGGCAGCATCGCCGCCTGCGGCGAAGACGCCGAGCGCGTGGTGCTGAACAACCTGAAGGCGCACTGA
- a CDS encoding YihY family inner membrane protein, producing the protein MHPHLQQAWRFAERLVRRFFADRVPQSAAALTYTTLFAVVPMMTVTFVMLAAVPAFRDLGEPIQAFIFHNFVPSAGEQVQQYLRGFSSQARELTWIGVALLGATALLTLSTIEGAFNQIWRVRRARRGLSSFLLYWAILSLGPLLLGAGFAASTYVTSLKFLSGPEALPGAATLLGLTPLLSGIAAFTLLYVAVPNTRVRLRHALVGGVFTALLFEAAKALFALYVSLFPGYQLIYGAFAAVPLFLLWIYLGWLIVLAGAELVCHLGSPDSWEGRARPALLNLLGVLAQFHEAQQSGRALSREALAQRGWGVDDEEWLALIDFLEGERLVSTTGGGDWVLCRDLSRLSLAELLGRSPWPLPALSGLPERLPQTLPAPWYPRLREALQALEQARAERFGDSLAQWLAGKGGS; encoded by the coding sequence ATGCATCCTCACCTGCAGCAGGCCTGGCGCTTCGCCGAGCGGCTGGTGCGCCGCTTCTTCGCCGACCGCGTGCCGCAGAGCGCCGCGGCCCTGACCTACACCACCCTGTTCGCTGTGGTGCCGATGATGACCGTGACCTTCGTCATGCTCGCCGCCGTGCCGGCCTTCCGCGATCTCGGCGAGCCGATCCAGGCGTTCATCTTCCACAACTTCGTGCCCTCGGCGGGCGAGCAGGTGCAGCAGTACCTGCGCGGCTTCAGCAGCCAGGCGCGCGAGCTGACCTGGATCGGCGTGGCGCTGCTGGGAGCGACCGCGCTGCTGACCCTGAGCACCATCGAGGGCGCCTTCAACCAGATCTGGCGGGTGCGTCGGGCACGTCGCGGCCTGTCGAGTTTCCTGCTGTACTGGGCGATCCTCAGTCTCGGCCCGCTGCTGCTCGGCGCCGGTTTCGCCGCCAGCACCTATGTCACCTCGCTGAAGTTCCTCTCCGGCCCCGAGGCGTTGCCCGGCGCGGCGACCCTGCTCGGCCTCACTCCGCTGCTGAGCGGCATCGCCGCCTTCACCCTGCTCTACGTGGCCGTGCCCAACACCCGGGTGCGCCTGCGCCACGCGCTGGTCGGCGGCGTGTTCACCGCCCTGCTGTTCGAGGCGGCCAAGGCGCTTTTCGCCCTCTACGTCAGTCTGTTCCCCGGTTACCAGCTGATCTACGGCGCCTTCGCCGCTGTGCCGCTGTTCCTGCTGTGGATCTACCTGGGCTGGCTGATCGTGCTGGCCGGTGCCGAGCTGGTCTGCCATCTCGGCTCGCCGGACAGTTGGGAGGGACGCGCACGCCCGGCGCTGCTCAACCTGCTCGGCGTGCTGGCGCAGTTCCACGAGGCCCAGCAGAGCGGTCGCGCCCTTTCCCGCGAGGCGCTGGCGCAGCGGGGCTGGGGGGTGGACGACGAGGAGTGGTTGGCGCTGATCGACTTCCTTGAGGGGGAGCGCCTGGTCAGCACCACCGGCGGCGGCGACTGGGTGCTGTGCCGCGACCTGTCGCGGCTGTCGCTGGCCGAGCTGCTGGGGCGCAGTCCCTGGCCGCTGCCGGCGCTGTCCGGCCTGCCGGAGCGTCTGCCGCAGACGCTGCCGGCACCCTGGTATCCGCGCCTGCGCGAGGCCCTGCAGGCCCTGGAGCAGGCGCGCGCGGAACGGTTCGGCGACAGCCTGGCGCAGTGGCTGGCGGGGAAGGGCGGGAGCTGA
- a CDS encoding diguanylate cyclase domain-containing protein has translation MNNGNHPPLVKIVDLLMDAICVVDVEGRFLAVSAACERIFGYRPEELIGRPMIELVADEDRARTLQAAREIMAGEPKLNFENRYRRKDGRYADIQWSACWLESDGVRIAVARDVSARRRAERLQAALYAISEAAHAASDLLALFEQIRRIIGELLPVRGFFVALRDERGERLTLAYPSSAESAAAVELCAQIVRSRQALLQAGVQPDDGCWLGVPLDCQQGVIGALLLESPAGGAGYGEQERELLQFVSAQVATAIERKRLYARLAHAAQHDALTGLANRELLSERLQGALARARRSGQLLALLYLDLDDFKRVNDTLGHAAGDRLLQETARRLLQTVRASDTVARIGGDEFVVLLEGILHAEQAPQVAEKIRAALGRPLELAGGAPCMLPSIGIALYPGDGENEFELLRQADAAMYVAKQQRAAQRAAALGAAAPGRTAGESAGG, from the coding sequence ATGAACAACGGCAACCACCCCCCGCTGGTCAAGATCGTCGACCTGTTGATGGACGCCATCTGCGTGGTCGATGTCGAGGGGCGCTTTCTCGCCGTCAGCGCCGCCTGCGAGCGCATCTTCGGCTACCGGCCGGAGGAGCTGATCGGCCGGCCGATGATCGAGCTGGTCGCCGACGAGGATCGCGCGCGCACCCTGCAGGCGGCCCGCGAGATCATGGCCGGCGAGCCCAAGCTCAATTTCGAGAACCGCTACCGGCGCAAGGACGGCCGCTATGCCGATATCCAGTGGTCGGCCTGCTGGCTGGAGAGCGACGGCGTGCGGATCGCGGTGGCGCGGGACGTCAGTGCGCGCCGGCGCGCCGAAAGGCTGCAGGCGGCGCTCTACGCCATCTCCGAGGCGGCCCATGCTGCCAGCGATCTGCTGGCGCTGTTCGAGCAGATCCGACGGATCATCGGCGAGCTGCTGCCGGTGCGCGGCTTCTTCGTTGCCCTGCGCGATGAGCGCGGCGAGCGTCTGACGCTCGCTTATCCATCCTCCGCCGAGTCCGCCGCTGCCGTCGAGTTGTGCGCGCAGATCGTTCGCAGTCGGCAGGCGCTGTTGCAGGCCGGCGTGCAGCCGGACGATGGCTGCTGGCTCGGTGTCCCGCTCGACTGCCAGCAGGGCGTCATCGGCGCGCTGCTGCTGGAAAGCCCGGCCGGCGGTGCCGGCTACGGCGAGCAGGAGCGCGAACTGCTGCAGTTCGTTTCGGCGCAGGTCGCCACCGCCATCGAGCGCAAGCGCCTCTACGCGCGCCTCGCGCACGCCGCGCAGCATGATGCCCTGACCGGCCTGGCCAATCGGGAGCTGCTCTCCGAGCGCTTGCAGGGAGCGCTGGCCCGTGCGCGGCGCAGCGGGCAGCTGCTGGCGCTGCTCTACCTCGACCTTGACGACTTCAAGCGGGTCAACGACACCTTGGGGCACGCCGCCGGCGACCGTCTGCTCCAGGAGACGGCGCGCCGGCTGCTGCAGACGGTGCGCGCCAGCGACACGGTGGCGCGCATCGGCGGCGACGAGTTCGTGGTGCTGCTCGAGGGCATCCTGCACGCGGAGCAGGCCCCGCAGGTGGCGGAGAAGATTCGCGCGGCCCTGGGGCGGCCGCTTGAGCTGGCGGGGGGCGCGCCATGCATGCTGCCGAGCATCGGCATCGCGCTCTATCCCGGAGATGGAGAGAACGAGTTCGAGCTGCTCCGTCAGGCGGATGCCGCCATGTATGTGGCCAAGCAGCAGCGTGCGGCGCAGCGAGCGGCGGCCCTCGGCGCGGCCGCTCCCGGCAGGACGGCGGGGGAAAGCGCCGGAGGCTGA
- the arsC gene encoding arsenate reductase (glutaredoxin) (This arsenate reductase requires both glutathione and glutaredoxin to convert arsenate to arsenite, after which the efflux transporter formed by ArsA and ArsB can extrude the arsenite from the cell, providing resistance.) — MTDLTLYHNPRCSKSRGALELLEARGLAPHVVRYLDTPPSAAELRVLLAKLGYTPRQLLRSGEEVYQELNLADPALDDEALIAAMVAHPRLIERPILVAGDRAVVGRPPERVLELLP; from the coding sequence ATGACCGACCTGACCCTGTATCACAACCCGCGCTGCTCGAAATCCCGTGGCGCGCTGGAACTGCTCGAGGCCCGCGGCCTCGCCCCGCACGTGGTGCGCTACCTGGACACCCCGCCGTCGGCCGCGGAGTTGCGCGTGCTGCTCGCCAAGCTCGGCTACACGCCCCGCCAGCTGCTGCGCAGCGGCGAGGAAGTCTACCAGGAGCTCAACCTGGCCGACCCGGCGCTGGACGACGAGGCGCTGATCGCCGCCATGGTCGCCCACCCGCGACTGATCGAGCGGCCGATCCTGGTGGCCGGCGACCGGGCGGTGGTCGGCCGGCCGCCGGAGCGCGTTCTGGAGCTGCTGCCGTGA
- a CDS encoding DUF2069 domain-containing protein, producing the protein MARKNKPLPALEWLEPRRRLARWASLATFLALIALLGVWYLLVVDLHGARPWVILGVHLLPLAILAPGILLGNVRVHAWACYVVNLYFIQGVVTAFEPGRLVYGSLEAALSVLLFCSATLYTRWSFQYQRKLAGE; encoded by the coding sequence ATGGCGCGCAAGAACAAACCGTTGCCGGCGCTGGAATGGCTGGAGCCGCGCCGCCGCCTGGCGCGCTGGGCCAGCCTGGCCACCTTCCTCGCCCTGATCGCGCTGCTCGGCGTCTGGTACCTGCTGGTCGTCGACCTGCACGGCGCACGCCCCTGGGTGATCCTCGGCGTGCACCTGCTGCCGCTGGCGATCCTCGCCCCCGGCATCCTGCTCGGCAACGTGCGCGTGCACGCCTGGGCCTGCTACGTGGTCAACCTGTACTTCATCCAGGGAGTGGTCACCGCCTTCGAGCCGGGCCGCCTGGTCTACGGCAGCCTGGAGGCGGCGCTCAGCGTGCTGCTGTTCTGCAGCGCCACCCTGTACACGCGCTGGAGCTTCCAGTACCAGCGCAAGCTGGCCGGGGAATGA
- the hda gene encoding DnaA regulatory inactivator Hda has protein sequence MKPIQLPLGVRLRDDATFANYYPGANAAALGYVERMCETDVGWAENLIYLWGAEGVGRSHLLQAACLRMEQFGGRAVYLPLDTVAMYGPQLLDNLEQCDLVCIDEVDLVAGHPTWEEALFHLFNRLRDAGRRLLLSASAPPREVPIKLPDLKSRLTLALVFQLHGLSDEDKLRALQLRASRRGLHLTDEVGRFILTRGSRSMNSLFDLLEQLDHASLQAQRKLTIPFLKETLGW, from the coding sequence ATGAAACCCATCCAGCTGCCTCTGGGTGTGCGTCTGCGCGATGACGCCACCTTCGCCAACTACTATCCCGGGGCCAACGCGGCCGCACTGGGGTACGTCGAGCGCATGTGCGAGACCGATGTCGGCTGGGCGGAAAACCTGATCTACCTGTGGGGTGCCGAGGGCGTCGGGCGCAGCCACCTGCTGCAGGCCGCCTGCCTGCGCATGGAGCAGTTCGGCGGCCGCGCGGTGTACCTGCCGCTGGATACGGTGGCCATGTACGGTCCACAGCTGCTCGACAACCTCGAGCAGTGCGACCTGGTGTGCATCGACGAGGTCGACCTGGTGGCCGGCCACCCGACCTGGGAAGAGGCGCTGTTCCACCTGTTCAACCGCCTGCGCGACGCCGGCCGGCGCCTGCTGCTGTCGGCCTCGGCGCCGCCGCGCGAGGTGCCGATCAAGCTGCCCGACCTCAAGTCGCGGCTGACCCTGGCGCTGGTGTTCCAGCTGCATGGCCTGTCCGACGAGGACAAGCTGCGCGCCCTGCAGCTGCGCGCCTCGCGCCGCGGCCTGCACCTGACCGATGAGGTCGGCCGCTTCATCCTCACCCGCGGCTCGCGCAGCATGAACTCGCTGTTCGACCTGCTCGAGCAGCTCGACCACGCCTCGCTGCAGGCGCAGCGCAAGCTGACCATCCCCTTCCTCAAGGAAACCCTCGGCTGGTGA
- a CDS encoding TlpA disulfide reductase family protein — translation MLKTWRRLLPLAVGLLLAACGGEDWGPDQHGRPVAAEQLAGRWLVVNYWAEWCGPCRREIPELNRLAEELQSAPVRVVGVNFDALQGEELARAVEALGIRYANLAQDPAPRLGLAPSQVLPVTWLVDPQGRAREQLSGEQTASGLRERLRALGATLP, via the coding sequence ATGCTGAAGACATGGCGGAGACTGCTGCCGTTGGCGGTCGGCCTGCTGCTGGCCGCCTGTGGCGGGGAGGACTGGGGCCCGGACCAGCACGGTCGGCCGGTGGCTGCGGAGCAGTTGGCGGGCCGCTGGCTGGTGGTCAACTACTGGGCTGAATGGTGCGGCCCCTGTCGCAGGGAGATACCGGAGCTCAATCGCCTGGCCGAGGAGCTGCAGAGCGCTCCGGTGCGGGTGGTGGGGGTGAACTTCGATGCCCTGCAGGGCGAGGAGCTGGCCCGCGCCGTCGAGGCGCTGGGCATCCGCTACGCCAACCTGGCGCAGGATCCGGCGCCGCGCCTGGGGCTGGCGCCCAGCCAGGTGCTGCCGGTGACCTGGCTGGTCGATCCGCAGGGCCGGGCGCGCGAGCAACTGAGCGGCGAGCAGACGGCGTCGGGCCTGCGCGAGCGGCTGCGCGCGCTGGGGGCTACGCTGCCATGA
- the wrbA gene encoding NAD(P)H:quinone oxidoreductase yields the protein MSQPYILVLYYSRHGATAEMARQIARGIEQGGLAARLRCVPAVSPECAAVAPEIPEEGAIYATLDDLKHCSGLVLGSPTRFGNMAAPLKHFLDSTSSLWLTGELVGKPAGVFTSTASLHGGQESTQLSMMLPLLHHGMLVCGLPYSETALLETRGGGTPYGASHHAGADGKRALDEHETALCRALGQRLAQTALKLGS from the coding sequence GTGAGCCAGCCCTACATCCTGGTGCTCTACTACAGCCGCCACGGCGCCACCGCCGAGATGGCGCGGCAGATCGCCCGCGGCATCGAGCAGGGCGGCCTGGCGGCGCGCCTGCGCTGCGTGCCGGCGGTCTCCCCCGAGTGCGCGGCGGTGGCCCCGGAGATCCCCGAGGAAGGCGCGATCTACGCCACCCTCGACGACCTCAAGCACTGCTCCGGCCTGGTGCTGGGCAGCCCGACCCGCTTCGGCAACATGGCCGCGCCGCTCAAGCACTTCCTCGACAGCACCAGCAGCCTGTGGCTGACCGGCGAGCTGGTCGGCAAGCCGGCCGGGGTGTTCACCTCCACCGCCAGCCTGCACGGCGGCCAGGAGAGCACCCAGCTGTCGATGATGCTGCCGCTGCTGCACCACGGCATGCTGGTCTGCGGCCTGCCCTACAGCGAGACCGCGCTGCTGGAGACCCGTGGCGGCGGCACGCCCTACGGCGCCAGCCACCACGCCGGCGCCGACGGCAAGCGCGCCCTCGACGAACACGAGACCGCCCTGTGCCGCGCACTGGGCCAACGCCTGGCGCAGACCGCGCTGAAACTGGGGAGCTGA